The Bradysia coprophila strain Holo2 chromosome X, BU_Bcop_v1, whole genome shotgun sequence genomic interval TCTCGAACGAAGATTTGATAAACGTGTACGTCTTTTCGGCTCCATATTATATACCATTGCAACGGTGAGTCTTATTTAAATAATCTTTTTGACAATAAATTCGCGACAACATACCTTCTTCAACCGTAGTTAGCATATCTACCTATTGTGATATATGTGCCGGCGTTATCCTTCAATCAAGGtatgtgaaaaaaattgacattccCCTCTTaaacgaatgttttttttttattcctttaCCGCCAGTAACTGGTGTAAATATTCATGTCGTGACTCCGTTCGTATGTGTGGTGTGCATATTTTATACGTTGGTGGTAAGTGATAAAAGTATGACTGAAATATTCATAAGGAACCATTTACCATTCACTTGGAAAAAAGGGTGGCATCAAGGCCGTCGTTTGGACAGATTCCGTACAATTGATTTTGATGCTCTTCTCGATGATTGTAATAATCATCAAAGGCACGATCGATGTTTCCGGATTACAAACGGTGTGGGATCGTAACCTGCATGGCGATAGGATCAATTTACCAGAGTAAGAGTCTCACATCTACTCACATCTGACTGACCCACATGacaattgcaaaattttaagattaACGACAGACCTAACTGAGAGATATTCGGTTGTGTCACTTCTCATAGGCGGGGTGCCATTTTACATTTACACATGTAGTATGGGTCAGGAAATGATGCAGAGATACATTTCGCTACCGACTATAAAAGATGCGAACAGGGCACTGTTGATCTTCATCATCCTAATGTCAGCGTTGATTCTAATTTGCTGTTACAATGGATTGCTCATTTATGCTTGGTATGCTGGATGTGATCCGCTTCAAACAAAAGTCTGCCTTAAATATCAGTCAATATGTTCCGAACATTTCATAAGTTTCTATTCAGTTGATCGGCGCACCAGACCAACTCCTTCCATTGCTGCTGATGAGTGTACTCGGCGATTATCCGGGAATGCCTGGTTTGTTTATTGCCGGAATATTTAGTGCAGCTTTAAGTACTCTGTCAACATGTCTCAATGCAATGGCTGCCATCGTGTTGGAAGATTTTTGTAAACCATTTGTTAAAGGGCCACTAAGTGAAAAGCAAACAGGCTACGTGATGCGAGGATCTGTACTGGTTGTTGGAATCGTTTCTGTTGCTCTAGTGTTTATAGTACAACATATGGGCACAGTGTTTCAATTAGCTGTTAGTTTGAGCAGTGTGACTGGTGGTCCAATTTTCGGTATGTTTACAATGGGTCTGATTTGTCCGTGGGTGAAGAGGAGGGTAAGTAAACGGATAACTATTTTAGAACTTAATCCTCttgaaatcaaaatcatcaatttacttgaatcTTACTTGGAGCCTCCAAGTTGGAGGTCGTTCACAAAATGGCGTCAAGCTACTCTACGGATTTTTCGACACTCTTCTCGTCAAtcaaaaagagtaaaaatTGACCCAGATTTGGTAGAAGCGTCACGTTTTTCCATTCCTCCTAATGGCGTGACGTCATTTGTGAACCGCCCCTCGTAAAATCCTAAAATAATAGATCTGTGCAAAGCTTCGATTTCTACTTCCAGGGAGCATTTCTCGGTGGAGTAGTCTCACTAATTGCGATGGTTGTTCTTTTAATCTACGCTCAACATGACATGGCCACAGGAGCTCTAAAGTATGCAGTAAAACCATTATCGACCGATGGATGCAATTACACATTTCCGAATGTCACTGAGCCGACAAATTCAACCACCACTTCAGCGAACGAAGGAAGGTACATTTGAGTGAATTATTTCCGTTAGAGATACAATAACGCACTTGCACATCTATCTCACGCAGTATGTTCCGAATTCATCATATGTCCTTTCTATTCTATCCCATATTTGGAGCGACAGTTGCAATAATTGTTGGCAGTTTAACGAGCTTGATTTGCAGAGAAGAAGAGTGCGATTTGAATCCGATGTTGTTTTCACCGTTCGTGCGAAAGTTTATCAATACACGCGTTTCGTCATCACACACCGACCAACGGAACTGTGTCAGTCATGTTTTTGATGAGAAAGATACGGAGTTATGAAAAGTGTACTATACCGCTTTGTCATTTGAGTTGACTGAAAGAGATGTCGACgaatattttcgtattttttgacGTCGATCTATGGCCTCTGTGAactgaaagcaaaaaaaaatattctgtgTACGAGTCTAGGCTAGCTAATAGTGTGTAAGTATAAGCAGctgttgaataaaatttctgaaaatacgttttttttgaTGTTCGAACCCTCCAAGACTGAAACGAAAGCATCATAATATCAGCATTCATTCAAAGCACAAATTTTAGTAAAGCTGAACAGCAAATgtattatttccattttcatttctatttaaCTTCATTCTCTTTATATTTCCTATAAGGTTTCAATTTCGTATTCTTTTGTACTATCAAACAATCGAAAGGCAATATGTTAAAATGGTTTCATCGAATTTCGAAGAAcatatcaaattttattaaagtgatttccacacatttttctttttcccttttttttattcgtttgaaaatgtttccatttGAAAGTTGTATGTTgcttaaaacaaaataaataaaaggaataaagcaaaatataaagagacgaagaaaaaaacaacatccacacacacaataAACGAAACGACCCACATGTATTTTGCAGTACCGCTTCTTCAGTCGAAGACGGTGTGCTCGAAAAGGtcgattcaattttcttttgttggcAGCACTTTTAGATCTAACCGTTCGTTATGATTTCCTTTTATAAATTCGATCAATTTTATCATGAAAAATAAGgtgcaataaaataattgtacTCACCGCACCCTAAAAAATTAATgagttttttcttctgttaaaATACTCACACTGataaaaaaggtttttgagaTATGTATGATATACTTCGGTTATACATACTATAAGTCAGGTATGAATAGTTAACGTGACGTATGTAAAGTATACATACAATAAGGATGTCACATCTGACGCATATTACACGTAGCTCATGTATAACATTTACACGTATGTACATCGCAAAATTGCATCATGCGTCCAACACGTATTGATGCGTAAACGTTTATGATGGATGTAAGTACATGTCGTCCTCATCATCTGTCGTCTTACTCCTCGATGGAGAGTCTACAAATTGTCGCCATAGTATTCGGTTCGGTGCGAGTGCCTTTACCGTAATTACATGTATGCTCACGATGATTTCGATAGGTCATACTTCTTGGACGTAAGCAATAGCTGTACACATAATGTATCAGGGGGCCTGCTCAGATGATTCCGAGGATTGTGGGATATCGGAataaaaaggtgttttctGGTCCGTAAGGCTAAAATAGAGGACCAGTATTTTTTAGATTTGTACAAAATTGCTTtacaaaacatagctaacgccgacccgtacgaaacacctattcgtatcaaaagcctttaatgtgaaactcttcatttctcttacttcattttcttctctgctgaaaaactattctccctttaaaatcacttacattatccactctttgccttgttatcatatacaactaaattgccggaggcaatatagacagccccgtacgaagacaaatttcataaattcctatttaaacagctatataccgctatatttaactatatttcactataaataaacatttcacagaggaatatgctattatatagctctatatgcctgtatatagctcaatatagctgtatataggtatatatagatgtccatatatggaatccctgaaacccctcacacttaacacattatttccatgttaacagaaactctctaagcatcatttttcccactttatataacttttaataaaatccaatatggccgccggcagccattttgttaggaaaccgaaaatagtaccgacgctttacattcgttaatgcctttcaaacaaaaaaaaatcatgaaattcggtcaaaatttactcgagatattgacaaaatactccacgttcactgtacggccgagtagccagataagagctcactccaagagacctagctcacgctccggagaacataatttcataaactttttttttccctgattggtacggtcaatacctatctaataaagctaaaacgaacgaaatatgttcaaatttggccgacctacaagcaaaaactgcttgccgccctgtgcctgtttcacaccaaggggtctaactcacaagtcggtcatccgatttccataaactttttttttgtcgatcggtattgtaaatatctttcatttgacgtatcacttacaagtgtaacgtttgaatgtccggagatatcttcgaaaaaccgtaaagcacttattgggccacagctcgggaggggtcgatccaaaatcactcatcttcgaacttagtctgtcttttgacattaccaaatggggaaaaaaagaattttcaaaatcggatgcgttttactcaagttatcgtgcagacagacagacagacagacagacagacagacagacagacggacggacagacggacatttttttttcgcggatttggcatctctagacaaccacaataggtttccccttactcagggagtccaattcgacgtgttacaaacgtatgcgtaaacctataagaccccagtacttcgtacgggtctaaataTGAGGAGAGCGAGGCATTCAATTGTATGAAATCGTTGGTTAGAACAGTGAAAAGATATACACCATGTTTCTCCTATCCTCTAACCgacgctttcgtacatttgtaaatattattattttgacataaattgtgAGTGCATTTAAGAATAATTTATGCGATCAAATAAACGCCATAAGTCCTCTTCATAATATGAATTTTGAagtacaattgttaaaagtttcctatgtgcagaatgagcaccagctgaatatcaccagctggatctactaacacacacttattgtatgataaacaatcaaaacacattcttaacaatcactcatacgtgttatgtgcgcgcatagatgacgttaacgtagaaatacactgtgtgtaggttgtatttgaattgtttacaatacaaagtgtttttgtttgtataccagctggtgctcattccgcacataggaaacttttaacaattgtagaTGAACAAATGACttcaaatagttatttaagcAACAAGTTGAGAAATAGAGTTAATAACCACATCGTGTGACAAAAACACACAATTTCTCAACGTATTGCATACACCGTTTGCTGAAACACGTTTTGAATATAGAAAACCAAAGACCCTTCGACCGTCAAGAAAAAGTACCCTTTTCGCAACGCCGTtgcagaaaattaatttcaacgcACTCGATGTGAGAATATCGTAAATGGGCGTAACTCAAcgttgcgtttttttttaccccGTTACCGTCATTTCTTCACCTCAATTTCATACTTCACGCTTTAAATATACTGTGAGcgtaaaattgttatttccTCACTGCTCCAGAAagcagaagaaaataaatcagAGAAATTCTTACCGACGCCAACGACCAGCAAGTATGTCACATCAAATCTTCTTTTAATCTGTCTTTTACAGATTTATACGAAAATTTCAGTTGATTAGTCTTTACATTTGGTCTGGTATACAATACACAGCGCCTATTTCTGTCGTTACCATAGCACGTTGTAGTGTTATGGCAGCTGGTAATTCTTCACTTCTCCGTTTTACCACTCCGTTAAGGGTGTTTATTCGGACACGATCACGTGACAATATTCATCCAATCAGA includes:
- the LOC119080343 gene encoding sodium-coupled monocarboxylate transporter 1-like, with the translated sequence MTNVKENVSDLNKSLQHFDWPDYAVFVLMLVGSTLIGIYFGFVKKKTEIKLLRSDRRESEVAREYLMGGRQLSMFPVALSLVASWISGISLLGLATEIYLYGTTYIFNIVSLIVAGILIRFILLPVFYNLQLTSTYEYLERRFDKRVRLFGSILYTIATLAYLPIVIYVPALSFNQVTGVNIHVVTPFVCVVCIFYTLVGGIKAVVWTDSVQLILMLFSMIVIIIKGTIDVSGLQTVWDRNLHGDRINLPELTTDLTERYSVVSLLIGGVPFYIYTCSMGQEMMQRYISLPTIKDANRALLIFIILMSALILICCYNGLLIYAWYAGCDPLQTKLIGAPDQLLPLLLMSVLGDYPGMPGLFIAGIFSAALSTLSTCLNAMAAIVLEDFCKPFVKGPLSEKQTGYVMRGSVLVVGIVSVALVFIVQHMGTVFQLAVSLSSVTGGPIFGMFTMGLICPWVKRRGAFLGGVVSLIAMVVLLIYAQHDMATGALKYAVKPLSTDGCNYTFPNVTEPTNSTTTSANEGSMFRIHHMSFLFYPIFGATVAIIVGSLTSLICREEECDLNPMLFSPFVRKFINTRVSSSHTDQRNCVSHVFDEKDTEL